In Silene latifolia isolate original U9 population chromosome X, ASM4854445v1, whole genome shotgun sequence, the following proteins share a genomic window:
- the LOC141620165 gene encoding uncharacterized protein LOC141620165: MVNDEWLIKYPDTLTMFHPEGLFDHCPCTMALKPDGVRKRGSFKYFNMWGKDSEFLKIVKTVWEAQIPGHKIFQFVKKLKQLKRPLKELNGASFAQIETTARLAQLMLQEAQTKLQLDPRNVSLQREARDAALIYKDRAEAKRSFLAQKAKVQWFSEGDGNTKFFHSAIKARRMQNKILAIKDMDGKMASTALEIEEAFIHYYQKLLGACTPVTRVHIPTVRKGSVINLDQRNLLTAEVTSSEIKEALDTIPPNKAPGPDGFTSQFFKDAYEVVGNDLIEADRIFNSGRMLKQVNATTLTLIPKKVRPESVADFRPIACCNVIYKVISKVICNRLARVLPSIVSENQSAFIKGRDIVDNILICQDLVRLYKRKSCSPRCLMKIDLKKAYDSIEWEFVKQMMKALKFPRRFILWVMECISTPWFTLSLNGNSFGYFQGKRGIRQGDPMSPLLFTLCMEYLSRILLEGDRGSINCLVESFCYIFKGFWIGDELIERICRNYLWGGSEQFHKIPNVAWEKICCDKKYGGLGIVHCRKWNMAMMGKFVWWLVSKADHMWIKWVNHIYIKGQEWLSYIPPVQSSWSWRMICKTKEILKDGFSVWEWVSTMVTLLLMGTTGCKAPRIKLMQFGIITDGLCDLCMAHPETHQHWRCRSLMKKHIVFAAILAMIYHIWQARNLCRIDLLVPKPEVLIARVKTDVQLRGKNITWGTKFQQMKWLPWTSMI; encoded by the exons ATGGTTAATGATGAGTGGCTAATCAAATACCCTGATACTCTTACTATGTTCCACCCTGAAGGCCTCTTTGACCATTGCCCTTGCACAATGGCTTTGAAACCTGATGGGGTAAGGAAGAGAGGAAGTTTTAAATACTTTAACATGTGGGGCAAGGACTCTGAATTTCTCAAGATAGTCAAGACTGTTTGGGAGGCTCAAATTCCTGGTCATAAAATTTTTCAATTTGTCAAGAAGCTGAAACAGTTGAAGAGGCCTTTGAAGGAATTAAATGGTGCTAGCTTTGCTCAGATAGAGACTACTGCCAGATTGGCTCAATTAATGCTTCAAGAGGCTCAGACCAAATTGCAGTTGGACCCCAGGAATGTCTCTCTTCAGAGGGAGGCTCGTGATGCAGCTTTAATATATAAGGATAGGGCTGAAGCTAAAAGGAGCTTTCTAGCTCAAAAAGCTAAAGTTCAGTGGTTCTCTGAGGGGGATGGAAACACTAAATTTTTCCATAGTGCTATTAAGGCTAGGAGAATGCAAAACAAGATACTAGCTATCAAAGACATGGATGGGAAGATGGCCTCTACTGCATTAGAGATTGAGGAGGCTTTTATTCATTACTATCAGAAGTTGTTGGGGGCTTGCACACCTGTGACTAGGGTTCATATCCCTACTGTTAGGAAGGGCTCTGTTATTAATTTGGATCAGAGGAATCTCCTTACTGCTGAGGTAACTTCCAGTGAAATTAAGGAAGCCTTGGATACTATTCCTCCTAATAAGGCACCTGGGCCTGATGGGTTTACTTCCCAGTTTTTTAAAGATGCTTATGAGGTGGTGGGAAATGACTTAATTGAGGCAGACAGAATTTTTAACTCTGGCAGGATGCTGAAACAAGTCAATGCCACTACTCTCACCTTGATTCCCAAGAAGGTCAGACCTGAGAGTGTAGCTGATTTCAGACCCATTGCATGCTGCAATGTGATTTATAAGGTCATTTCTAAAGTCATTTGCAATAGATTGGCTAGAGTGTTGCCTAGTATTGTTAGTGAGAATCAAAGTGCGTTTATAAAAGGGAGAGATATAGTGGATAACATTCTTATTTGTCAAGACTTGGTGAGATTATATAAGAGGAAGTCTTGCTCTCCTAGGTGTCTTATGAAAATTGATTTGAAGAAAGCTTATGACtccattgagtgggagtttgttaAGCAAATGATGAAGGCTCTGAAATTTCCTAGGAGATTCATTCTTTGGGTTATGGAATGCATTTCCACTCCTTGGTTTACCTTATCACTTAATGGTAATAGCTTTGGGTACTTTCAAGGCAAAAGAGGCATTAGACAGGGGGATCCTATGTCCCCTTTGCTATTTACTCTTTGTATGGAGTACTTAAGCAGAATACTTCTTGAG GGGGATAGAGGTTCAATAAACTGTCTTGTTGAGAGCTTTTGCTACATTTTCAAAGGCTTCTGGATTGGTGATGAACT AATAGAGAGGATTTGCAGGAATTACTTGTGGGGTGGTTCTGAACAATTCCATAAAATTCCTAATGTTGCTTGGGAAAAAATATGTTGTGATAAGAAGTATGGAGGTCTAGGAATTGTTCATTGCAGGAAGTGGAATATGGCTATGATGGGCAAATTTGTTTGGTGGTTGGTGTCTAAGGCTGATCATATGTGGATTAAGTGGGTTAACCATATTTATATTAAGGGGCAAGAATGGCTCTCTTACATTCCCCCTGTTCAGTCTAGTTGGTCTTGGAGAATGATCTGCAAAACTAAGGAGATTTTGAAGGATGGGTTTTCTGTTTGGGAGTGGGTGAGCACCATGGTTACTCTGTTGCTCATGGGTACCACTGGTTGCAAGGCCCCAAGGATAAA GTTGATGCAGTTTGGGATCATCACTGATGGCCTCTGTGATTTGTGTATGGCTCATCCTGAAACACATCAACAT TGGAGATGCAGATCATTGATGAAGAAACACATTGTCTTTGCTGCTATACTTGCAATGATATATCATATCTGGCAAGCTCGTAACCTTTGCAGGATTGATCTTTTGGTACCTAAACCTGAGGTGCTTATTGCTAGGGTGAAGACTGATGTTCAGCTGCGGGGTAAAAACATTACATGGGGGACTAAGTTTCAACAGATGAAGTGGTTGCCATGGACTAGTATGATTTGA